The proteins below come from a single Cricetulus griseus strain 17A/GY chromosome 6, alternate assembly CriGri-PICRH-1.0, whole genome shotgun sequence genomic window:
- the Nrsn2 gene encoding neurensin-2 isoform X5 has translation MEHPPPPIPSSDSFCGLRKHRPEDCVGTALSDNPEGPLVQYTYQPWPSLCWKVTVSVASLLLLLGVAALTTGYAVPPKLELVNDSKFSSLDDPVADYNQALITCRVAGATLCGAAGILLAVCLFLATSGWLNPDIKAEPLVTDADSPVEVFRDEPEQLSPGFHGFSSQSWLLIPTSPVRQCSVQTSQPQRDS, from the exons ATGGAACACCCACCGCCCCCCATCCCAAG CTCCGACAGCTTCTGCGGGCTCCGGAAACACAGACCAGAG GACTGTGTGGGCACCGCTCTCAGCGATAACCCAGAAGGACCCCTAGTCCAGTACACCTACCAACCCTGGCCCTCGCTGTGTTGGAAG GTCACTGTGTCCGTGGCATCTCTGCTTCTCCTGCTGGGTGTGGCAGCCCTGACCACTGGCTATGCAGTACCCCCCAAACTAGAGCTTGTCAATGACAGCAAGTTCTCATCTTTGGATGATCCAGTAGCCGACTATAACCAAGCCCTGATCACCTGCCGTGTGGCAGGAGCCACGCTGTGTGGGGCAGCAGGGATCCTGCTGGCTGTCTGCCTCTTTTTGGCCACCTCCGGTTGGCTGAACCCGGACATCAAGGCAGAGCCATTGGTCACTGATGCTGACAGCCCTGTGGAGGTCTTCCGGGATGAACCGGAGCAGCTGTCCCCTGGCTTCCATGGTTTTAGCAGTCAGTCATGGCTCTTGATTCCCACCAGTCCTGTGAGGCAGTGTTCTGTGCAGACCAGCCAGCCCCAACGGGACTCCTAA
- the Nrsn2 gene encoding neurensin-2 isoform X4 — translation MMSCSRSCVCSHGTNVEESTWYGVDSYRNLFYQDCVGTALSDNPEGPLVQYTYQPWPSLCWKVTVSVASLLLLLGVAALTTGYAVPPKLELVNDSKFSSLDDPVADYNQALITCRVAGATLCGAAGILLAVCLFLATSGWLNPDIKAEPLVTDADSPVEVFRDEPEQLSPGFHGFSSQSWLLIPTSPVRQCSVQTSQPQRDS, via the exons ATGATGAGCTGCAGTCGCTCGTGTGTATGTAGCCATGGCACCAACGTGGAGGAAAGTACATGGTATGGGGTCGATTCCTACCGTAATCTCTTTTACCAGGACTGTGTGGGCACCGCTCTCAGCGATAACCCAGAAGGACCCCTAGTCCAGTACACCTACCAACCCTGGCCCTCGCTGTGTTGGAAG GTCACTGTGTCCGTGGCATCTCTGCTTCTCCTGCTGGGTGTGGCAGCCCTGACCACTGGCTATGCAGTACCCCCCAAACTAGAGCTTGTCAATGACAGCAAGTTCTCATCTTTGGATGATCCAGTAGCCGACTATAACCAAGCCCTGATCACCTGCCGTGTGGCAGGAGCCACGCTGTGTGGGGCAGCAGGGATCCTGCTGGCTGTCTGCCTCTTTTTGGCCACCTCCGGTTGGCTGAACCCGGACATCAAGGCAGAGCCATTGGTCACTGATGCTGACAGCCCTGTGGAGGTCTTCCGGGATGAACCGGAGCAGCTGTCCCCTGGCTTCCATGGTTTTAGCAGTCAGTCATGGCTCTTGATTCCCACCAGTCCTGTGAGGCAGTGTTCTGTGCAGACCAGCCAGCCCCAACGGGACTCCTAA
- the Nrsn2 gene encoding neurensin-2 isoform X1, with protein MLQGWVDCKGEVVNGERVTMATLLISLCHCTLCPQGSMMSCSRSCVCSHGTNVEESTWYGVDSYRNLFYQDCVGTALSDNPEGPLVQYTYQPWPSLCWKVTVSVASLLLLLGVAALTTGYAVPPKLELVNDSKFSSLDDPVADYNQALITCRVAGATLCGAAGILLAVCLFLATSGWLNPDIKAEPLVTDADSPVEVFRDEPEQLSPGFHGFSSQSWLLIPTSPVRQCSVQTSQPQRDS; from the exons atgcTGCAAGGCTGGGTGGACTGTAAGGGTGAAGTGGTGAATGGTGAGAGGGTTACCATGGCAACTCTGCTGATCTCTCTCTGTCACTGTACCTTGTGCCCACAGGGATCCATGATGAGCTGCAGTCGCTCGTGTGTATGTAGCCATGGCACCAACGTGGAGGAAAGTACATGGTATGGGGTCGATTCCTACCGTAATCTCTTTTACCAGGACTGTGTGGGCACCGCTCTCAGCGATAACCCAGAAGGACCCCTAGTCCAGTACACCTACCAACCCTGGCCCTCGCTGTGTTGGAAG GTCACTGTGTCCGTGGCATCTCTGCTTCTCCTGCTGGGTGTGGCAGCCCTGACCACTGGCTATGCAGTACCCCCCAAACTAGAGCTTGTCAATGACAGCAAGTTCTCATCTTTGGATGATCCAGTAGCCGACTATAACCAAGCCCTGATCACCTGCCGTGTGGCAGGAGCCACGCTGTGTGGGGCAGCAGGGATCCTGCTGGCTGTCTGCCTCTTTTTGGCCACCTCCGGTTGGCTGAACCCGGACATCAAGGCAGAGCCATTGGTCACTGATGCTGACAGCCCTGTGGAGGTCTTCCGGGATGAACCGGAGCAGCTGTCCCCTGGCTTCCATGGTTTTAGCAGTCAGTCATGGCTCTTGATTCCCACCAGTCCTGTGAGGCAGTGTTCTGTGCAGACCAGCCAGCCCCAACGGGACTCCTAA
- the Nrsn2 gene encoding neurensin-2 isoform X2, which produces MEHPPPPIPSSDSFCGLRKHRPEGSMMSCSRSCVCSHGTNVEESTWYGVDSYRNLFYQDCVGTALSDNPEGPLVQYTYQPWPSLCWKVTVSVASLLLLLGVAALTTGYAVPPKLELVNDSKFSSLDDPVADYNQALITCRVAGATLCGAAGILLAVCLFLATSGWLNPDIKAEPLVTDADSPVEVFRDEPEQLSPGFHGFSSQSWLLIPTSPVRQCSVQTSQPQRDS; this is translated from the exons ATGGAACACCCACCGCCCCCCATCCCAAG CTCCGACAGCTTCTGCGGGCTCCGGAAACACAGACCAGAG GGATCCATGATGAGCTGCAGTCGCTCGTGTGTATGTAGCCATGGCACCAACGTGGAGGAAAGTACATGGTATGGGGTCGATTCCTACCGTAATCTCTTTTACCAGGACTGTGTGGGCACCGCTCTCAGCGATAACCCAGAAGGACCCCTAGTCCAGTACACCTACCAACCCTGGCCCTCGCTGTGTTGGAAG GTCACTGTGTCCGTGGCATCTCTGCTTCTCCTGCTGGGTGTGGCAGCCCTGACCACTGGCTATGCAGTACCCCCCAAACTAGAGCTTGTCAATGACAGCAAGTTCTCATCTTTGGATGATCCAGTAGCCGACTATAACCAAGCCCTGATCACCTGCCGTGTGGCAGGAGCCACGCTGTGTGGGGCAGCAGGGATCCTGCTGGCTGTCTGCCTCTTTTTGGCCACCTCCGGTTGGCTGAACCCGGACATCAAGGCAGAGCCATTGGTCACTGATGCTGACAGCCCTGTGGAGGTCTTCCGGGATGAACCGGAGCAGCTGTCCCCTGGCTTCCATGGTTTTAGCAGTCAGTCATGGCTCTTGATTCCCACCAGTCCTGTGAGGCAGTGTTCTGTGCAGACCAGCCAGCCCCAACGGGACTCCTAA